The Anoplopoma fimbria isolate UVic2021 breed Golden Eagle Sablefish chromosome 10, Afim_UVic_2022, whole genome shotgun sequence sequence ctgctgctgtcaccgccgctgctgctgctgctgcgttgGCAACCCTCGATGCTGCTGCACCTGCTCCCgacgctgctgctgttgctcctGCCGCTGCCGCCTGTGCTGTTGAGACAACCACGGGGAGGATGGGTTTTGCGATGCCGCCAACATGGACGATTGCACTGCCTTCGCCGCTGCTTTGCCCATCTCTGCCACCGACAGTGCCTCTCCTATGGATGCACGCTCTGCTGCCGTTGTGTCTTTGTCCGACAATAATTTCTGCAAGTCTGCTGCCACTTCTTCCGATTCCGCCACCACTGTGTCGGCGGCGTTTGCAGTGGCGGATAATATTTCAAGCGTTGAATTCGACGCCTCTGCCGTCATTGCTGCTTCTGCTGCGGTTTCCGCTGCCTCTGCCGctttcactgctgctgctgctactcgTGCTGTTCTTACTCCTGCTGATGCCGGCgttgtttgtgctgctgcttGTATTGCCGCCAGCGATGCTTCTCGTGCCGCTTCAGCTGCGTTTCTTGCCGCAGCCGCTGCCTCCTCCGCTGATATTTCACCATTTGCAAGTGATGTGGCCGCCTTCGCTGCCGCCTTTGAAGCGTCTGCCGcctttactgctgctgctgctgcttccggTCCGgcggctgctgcagctgctgaagctgttgccgccgctgctgctgcggcTGCTGTCGAACCTGCCACTGCTGCTTCCTTTGTTTTAGCTGCTCCAGTTATTGTCGccgctgttgttgctgttgcatTATCTTTTGGCTTTGGTGTGGTTGCTACTGCATTTGTGGCTGTCCCTTTAAGTGCTTTTGCTGCAttcgctgctgctgttgcagattttgctgctgcctgtgctgttgctgtcaccatttctgtgttgtttgctgctgcGGCTTTTGTTACTGTTCCTGCTGTCACTGCTGTTGCGTCCACCATGCTTGCTACTGTCTCTGCCATGGCCATTGCCGAAACTGTTGCAACTGGCAATTTAGCTGTTTCTTCTGCTGTGACTGCTGATAAGGCTTTTAATGCTTCTTCTGCTGCCTCTGAGACTGTTTTCGCAGCTTCTTCAGTGGCTTTAATTGCTTCTGGTGTTGCTGTTTTGAAAGATGCGGCAGCTGCTGCGTCTCTTGCAGCCAATGCTGCTTGTAGTGCTGCATCTGCTATATCTGACAACCCTGATGATTGTGCTCGTATTGCTGCAAGTGCGGCTTCGTAAGCTGCCTCTGCTGCCACTTCAGCTGCTCGAACTGCCGAGTCTGTGGTTGCATCTCCTTCCGCTAGTGATGTGGCAGCTTTAGCTGCTTCTTGTGCAGCTGTTACTGCTCTTTCTACTTCTGGACCTGTTGctccagcagctgctgttgctgaAGCCGCCAacgctgttgctgctgctgcggctgcTGTGGATGTCGACACTAATGCTGTTGCTTCTGGACTTTGTCCCACTGTGGTTGATGGTGCTACTGTGGTTGGATTGGATGGCagtggtgctgttgttgttccAGTGGATGACGGTGGTACTCCTGCTGGTGCTCCTGCTGGTCCTTCATTACTAACGATGTCTGCACGTGGGAGTGCGGCTTCTGCAGCAGTTGATGCTGATTTTGCAGCTATTGCTGCTGAATTTGCTGCTGCTACCATTGTTTTAGCCATGTCCTCCGTTATGGCTGATCTAGTTGCTAATGATGCGGTCAAAGCTGTTGCTTGTgctatttctgctgctgtttttgctgctgataTTGATACTGCTGCTGGCCCACTGGCGGATATTAATTCTGACCCCAATATTTGTGCTGCATCGTTTGATTTTTCAGCCACTGTTTTTGCAGCTTGTGCAGCTTGTGCAATTGCTGTTGGTTTACTCGAGGCTACCATTGCTTCCAGTGCTGTTGCTGCTTCTTCAGCAGCGTTTGCTGCTATTAATGATGCATTTGCAAGTCGTGTCAGTGCAGCTGCCTTTGATGCTGGTGCTTGACTTGCttcttgtgctgctgctgtagctgcttTTTTGGCGGTATTAGCGGCATTTCTTGCTGCTAGTTGTATAAATGTCTTATCAGATTGTCCTGTAGCAGCTCTGGCTGCATCCATTGCAGCCTCAACTGCTTTTTGTGCAGCTGGGGATGATTTTGCTCCAGCAGCAGTTGAAGtggctcctgctgctgctcctgctactgaagctgctgctgataCTGCAGAAAGTAATGCTGATGTCACTGTGGCTGCTACTGATGGTGCCAATGTTATGGGGATTGATGTGGTcaatgctgctgttgttggctGTAATGTTGtcgttgctgttgctgttgtggATGGAGTGGTAGATGCTgcagctgttgctgctgctgcagctgtttttcCTGCAACAGCAGCTGCtattgctgctgttgctgcttccTTGCCTGTTTTGGCTTCTTCCATTAGCTTTCCAGCTGCTGTTTCTTCAGTTGTTTCATTTGCAGCAGCTGATGCagcttctgctgctgtttttgcttTAGTTGCTGTTTCTGCAGCCAATGCCGCTGAt is a genomic window containing:
- the LOC129097730 gene encoding antifreeze protein Maxi-like; this translates as MDDCTAFAAALPISATDSASPMDARSAAVVSLSDNNFCKSAATSSDSATTVSAAFAVADNISSVEFDASAVIAASAAVSAASAAFTAAAATRAVLTPADAGVVCAAACIAASDASRAASAAFLAAAAASSADISPFASDVAAFAAAFEASAAFTAAAAASGPAAAAAAEAVAAAAAAAAVEPATAASFVLAAPQLLLLKPPTLLLLLRLLWMSTLMLLLLDFVPLWLMVLLWLDWMAVVLLLFQWMTVVLLLVLLLVLHY